One genomic region from Populus nigra chromosome 8, ddPopNigr1.1, whole genome shotgun sequence encodes:
- the LOC133701077 gene encoding protein LOL1, which translates to MPVPLAPYPTPPAPYAATPPPPPPSAANGAQSQLVCSGCRNLLLYPVGATSVCCAVCNAVTAVPPPGTEMAQLVCGGCHTLLMYIRGATSVQCSCCHTVNLALEANQVAHVNCGNCRMLLMYQYGARSVKCAVCNFVTPIGVSTSATEEKFIA; encoded by the exons GTTCCTCTTGCACCTTATCCAACACCTCCAGCCCCATATGCTGCtacccctcctcctcctcctccttcagcAGCCAATG GTGCACAGAGCCAGCTTGTGTGTTCTGGATGTCGAAACCTGTTACTCTATCCAGTTGGAGCAACCTCTGTATGCTGTGCTGTTTGCAATGCAGTCACAGCCGTGCCACCTCCTG GCACGGAAATGGCCCAGTTGGTTTGTGGAGGTTGCCACACCTTACTCATGTACATCCGTGGAGCAACCAGTGTGCAGTGTTCTTGTTGTCACACAGTCAATCTAGCCTTGGAGG CAAATCAAGTGGCACATGTCAATTGCGGGAACTGCAGGATGCTGCTGATGTACCAATATGGAGCACGGTCTGTGAAATGTGCTGTTTGCAATTTTGTGACACCTATTGGG GTCTCAACAAGCGCCACTGAAGAGAAGTTCATTGCCTGA